From a region of the Candidatus Stygibacter australis genome:
- a CDS encoding HAMP domain-containing protein, whose protein sequence is MKKFSLKFRISFWVFVITSFVVISLGILLVNNFKHITEEDFKQSSIIKADLMSDNCVIPLAFYLDMASVEAKLEKFRIYNSIRQCLIYDNEGKAVAAYIQSDDIAAYTGKVYADTLFFTQGHLHLFLPIMHNRKVYGTLYLCEDTTEMYKQVVRFSYTTLLIAILLILLFYFVTMNLQRTVSEPLNKLLEATENVSNARDYSRRLEKGSNDEIGRLYSGFNRIMNHLELEETEKLTIEKELTSTLEKLKQSREEIIGLMHSLSNEVEEKNETLALLEDTWQRFELAIKGSSDGLWDWKDLKIDQHWWSPKVFQLLHYEETDIKPCRKSLLKIIHPADLSLEEEAMRD, encoded by the coding sequence ATGAAAAAGTTTTCCTTAAAATTCAGAATATCATTCTGGGTGTTTGTGATCACCAGCTTTGTAGTAATTTCTTTAGGGATATTATTAGTAAATAATTTTAAGCATATTACTGAAGAGGATTTTAAACAGAGCAGCATTATCAAAGCTGATTTAATGAGTGATAATTGTGTGATACCACTGGCATTTTATCTTGATATGGCAAGTGTGGAAGCCAAGCTGGAGAAATTCAGGATATATAACTCTATCCGACAGTGTCTTATCTATGACAATGAAGGTAAAGCAGTTGCCGCTTACATTCAATCTGATGATATTGCAGCATATACTGGAAAAGTTTATGCGGATACTTTATTTTTTACTCAAGGACATTTGCATCTATTTTTGCCAATAATGCATAATAGAAAGGTGTATGGCACATTATACCTCTGTGAAGATACTACAGAAATGTATAAACAGGTTGTCAGGTTTAGTTATACCACACTTCTGATAGCAATTTTATTGATCTTATTATTCTACTTTGTAACAATGAATCTGCAAAGAACCGTTTCAGAGCCTTTGAACAAGTTGCTGGAAGCAACGGAGAATGTATCTAACGCCCGGGATTACAGTCGTCGTCTGGAAAAAGGCAGTAATGATGAAATTGGCAGACTCTATTCTGGATTCAATCGGATCATGAACCATCTTGAACTTGAAGAGACAGAAAAACTCACAATAGAGAAAGAGCTGACCAGTACTCTGGAAAAGCTGAAACAAAGCAGGGAAGAGATCATAGGTCTGATGCATTCATTAAGCAATGAAGTAGAAGAAAAAAATGAGACTCTGGCATTACTGGAAGATACATGGCAGCGTTTTGAACTGGCAATTAAAGGTTCATCTGATGGATTATGGGATTGGAAAGACCTGAAAATTGATCAGCACTGGTGGTCTCCAAAAGTATTTCAATTATTGCATTACGAAGAAACAGATATAAAACCCTGCCGTAAAAGTCTTCTTAAAATAATCCATCCTGCTGACTTAAGCCTTGAAGAAGAAGCCATGCGAGATC
- a CDS encoding YfiR family protein: MKSKIVFGDLVLIILIVTNAISLFSQVDEQQLKVVFIERFTRFIKWDSAQRTNPDSDEFIIGTIDKKEIYPELKSFFSDRQIKDKKVKVIIPKTEEELLRCDLLFLSNISESKLKEVLEVVSNKPILTISDKPEYAEAGILITICREDDHLGFYINETALAESGLNASYLLLEHAKIINPVKKESP; encoded by the coding sequence ATGAAATCGAAAATAGTTTTTGGTGATTTAGTGCTTATAATACTGATCGTCACAAATGCGATTTCATTATTTTCACAGGTAGATGAACAGCAGCTTAAAGTTGTATTTATTGAGAGATTCACTCGCTTTATTAAATGGGATTCGGCACAGAGAACAAATCCTGACAGTGATGAATTTATTATTGGAACTATCGATAAAAAGGAAATCTATCCTGAACTTAAGAGTTTTTTTTCTGATAGACAGATCAAAGATAAAAAGGTGAAAGTAATTATCCCTAAAACAGAAGAAGAGTTATTACGCTGCGACTTACTATTCTTATCCAACATATCAGAATCAAAATTGAAGGAAGTGCTGGAAGTAGTCAGTAATAAACCAATCCTCACAATAAGCGATAAGCCTGAATATGCTGAAGCGGGAATCTTGATCACCATCTGTAGAGAAGACGATCATCTGGGATTTTATATTAATGAAACAGCCCTTGCCGAATCAGGATTGAATGCGAGTTATTTACTTCTTGAACATGCGAAGATCATTAACCCAGTAAAAAAGGAAAGCCCATGA
- the rsmI gene encoding 16S rRNA (cytidine(1402)-2'-O)-methyltransferase, with protein sequence MKTKGKLYLVPTPIGNLKDITLRALEVLEMVDLIGAEDTRTSAYLLKHYNISTPMTSYHKFNEKKRSSEFIKRLQSGENIAVISDAGSPGISDPAAEIVSQAIEAGIIVDALPGATALIPALVGSGLPNDHFYFIGFLPDKNKTKNALLQNLKTCPDTMIFYVSPHDILSFAKDIYEVYGERKVTLARELTKLHEEYIRTTLQELVNGKEIKLKGEFVAVISGKEQIVMTDELLKEKINILIADGLSNREIIETISKDEKVPANRVKKLLY encoded by the coding sequence ATGAAAACTAAAGGCAAACTATATCTGGTTCCAACGCCGATCGGCAATCTTAAAGATATAACACTAAGAGCGCTCGAAGTCCTTGAAATGGTTGATTTGATCGGTGCAGAAGATACACGCACATCTGCTTATCTGCTTAAACATTATAATATTTCCACACCCATGACCAGTTATCATAAATTTAATGAGAAGAAGCGGAGCAGTGAATTCATAAAGAGGCTGCAGTCCGGAGAGAATATCGCCGTGATAAGTGATGCCGGGAGCCCCGGGATCAGTGATCCTGCCGCAGAAATAGTCTCTCAGGCTATAGAGGCAGGAATAATTGTGGACGCACTGCCAGGAGCTACAGCATTAATACCAGCACTTGTTGGCTCTGGTTTGCCTAATGACCATTTCTATTTCATAGGTTTTTTACCTGATAAAAATAAGACAAAAAATGCGCTTCTGCAAAACCTTAAAACATGTCCAGATACAATGATCTTCTACGTTTCACCACATGATATCCTTTCTTTTGCAAAAGATATTTACGAAGTATATGGCGAGAGAAAGGTGACCCTGGCCCGAGAACTCACAAAACTGCATGAGGAATATATCCGCACTACTCTGCAAGAATTGGTAAATGGAAAAGAAATAAAACTCAAGGGAGAATTCGTAGCAGTGATTTCGGGAAAGGAACAAATTGTGATGACTGATGAGCTTTTGAAGGAGAAGATAAATATACTCATTGCCGATGGGCTTTCCAACCGAGAGATCATTGAAACTATATCCAAAGACGAGAAGGTGCCTGCTAACAGGGTAAAAAAACTGCTCTATTGA
- a CDS encoding aminotransferase class I/II-fold pyridoxal phosphate-dependent enzyme yields MALKKLNQALQVEINELFAKGTAKGAELVITEIIKPKGNKGPRYLIDGYGDKEFIKMNANSYLGMSMNPEVIAAEEEAAHKYGVGPGAVRFISGTHTPHIELEKKLAEFHGREAAMIFSSAYVTSLGVIYPLTDKETVLVSDELNHNCIIQAMRLCRPAAKLIYKHNDMADLRAKLEEAIGKGKRCIVITDGIFSMRGDHCPFEKLVPICKEYDDKFEQGVITIADDSHGVGAFGATGRGTEEYTGAKVDILIGTMGKAYGVNGGYVVASKVVLDYLRQKAPMYIYSNPITCSEAAAVLKVLEIVDTPAGKERIAHLAKMTAKFEKGLLDLGYETIPGPHPVVPLMVRDTPKTADLVKYLTKNGVLGTGLNFPVVPKGDEEIRFQVNGDHTEADIDFVLDILKKYKEQ; encoded by the coding sequence ATGGCTTTAAAAAAATTAAATCAAGCCTTACAAGTAGAGATTAACGAATTATTTGCTAAAGGAACCGCCAAAGGTGCTGAACTTGTGATCACCGAGATCATCAAGCCCAAAGGCAATAAGGGACCGCGTTATTTAATTGATGGCTATGGCGATAAGGAATTCATCAAGATGAATGCGAATTCTTATCTTGGCATGAGCATGAACCCGGAAGTGATCGCAGCAGAGGAAGAAGCAGCTCATAAATATGGTGTAGGACCTGGTGCAGTCCGCTTCATCAGTGGAACTCATACCCCCCATATCGAATTAGAAAAGAAACTGGCAGAATTTCATGGCAGGGAAGCCGCCATGATATTTTCATCAGCTTACGTAACTTCACTGGGTGTGATCTATCCACTTACAGATAAAGAAACCGTTTTAGTATCAGATGAATTAAATCATAACTGCATAATCCAGGCAATGCGTCTTTGCCGTCCAGCAGCAAAACTGATTTACAAGCATAATGATATGGCAGATTTACGGGCAAAACTGGAAGAAGCAATTGGCAAAGGAAAACGCTGTATTGTTATCACAGATGGTATTTTTTCCATGCGTGGAGACCATTGCCCATTTGAAAAACTGGTTCCCATTTGCAAGGAATATGATGACAAATTTGAACAGGGTGTGATCACAATAGCTGATGATTCTCACGGTGTGGGAGCTTTTGGAGCCACAGGTCGTGGAACAGAGGAATATACCGGAGCCAAGGTGGATATCCTGATCGGAACCATGGGTAAAGCCTATGGTGTGAATGGTGGTTACGTAGTAGCTTCCAAAGTAGTTCTTGATTATCTGCGTCAAAAAGCTCCGATGTATATTTACAGTAATCCTATCACTTGCTCAGAAGCTGCAGCTGTATTGAAGGTACTGGAAATCGTAGATACCCCAGCAGGAAAAGAAAGAATTGCTCATCTGGCAAAAATGACAGCAAAATTTGAGAAGGGACTTCTTGACCTCGGTTATGAAACCATTCCTGGACCACATCCTGTAGTGCCACTGATGGTTCGTGACACACCTAAAACTGCTGACCTGGTGAAATACCTGACCAAAAATGGCGTATTAGGAACTGGCTTGAACTTCCCTGTTGTACCCAAAGGTGACGAAGAAATCCGTTTCCAAGTCAATGGAGACCACACTGAAGCAGACATTGACTTTGTGCTTGATATACTCAAGAAATACAAAGAACAATAA
- the acpS gene encoding holo-ACP synthase encodes MIIGIGTDLIEVSRLEKSISKPQFLKKVFTDKELTLCENKHSRVQSLAARFAAKEACMKALGSGWSDGVSFKDIEILNNSMGAPEIILHGSTKARAEELMVSKIFVTLSHLKEIAGATVILEK; translated from the coding sequence ATGATAATTGGTATTGGTACTGATCTGATCGAGGTATCGCGCCTTGAGAAGAGCATCAGTAAACCCCAATTTCTGAAGAAGGTCTTTACAGACAAGGAACTCACGCTCTGCGAGAATAAGCATTCAAGAGTACAAAGCCTTGCTGCCCGATTTGCGGCAAAAGAAGCCTGCATGAAAGCTTTAGGCAGTGGCTGGTCTGATGGAGTGAGTTTTAAAGATATTGAGATACTTAATAATAGTATGGGCGCACCGGAGATCATTCTGCATGGGAGCACTAAGGCTCGTGCAGAGGAACTAATGGTGAGTAAAATATTTGTAACTCTATCTCATTTAAAGGAGATAGCAGGAGCAACGGTTATTCTGGAAAAATAA
- a CDS encoding L-threonine 3-dehydrogenase, translated as MKKILVTGGVGQIGSELVMELRRVYGVENVVCGVNRTQPEGKLKESGPWEIVNCTNAQQVTDVVKKYDIDTIYHLAAILSAVAEAKPNLAWNVNINALYNVLEVAREANCAVFTPSSIGAFGSSTPLDNTPQDTIQRPSTMYGVTKVAGELLCDYYYKRFGVDTRGVRYPGIISNETLPGGGTTDYAVEIYYEAIKQKKYTCNLPAGTFLDMMYMPDALKAGIDLMEADPAKLIHRNAFNVTAMSFDPEIIAAEIKKHIPEFVMDYNVDKVKEGIANSWPNSMDDSAARAEWGWEPSYDLSAMTQDMLTVLEKKLK; from the coding sequence ATGAAGAAGATTTTAGTAACTGGCGGAGTAGGACAAATCGGATCTGAACTTGTGATGGAATTACGGCGTGTATATGGAGTAGAAAATGTGGTCTGCGGAGTAAATAGAACTCAACCTGAAGGCAAATTAAAGGAATCCGGACCTTGGGAAATAGTTAATTGCACAAATGCTCAGCAGGTGACTGACGTAGTAAAAAAATATGATATAGACACAATTTATCATCTGGCAGCAATCCTCTCAGCAGTAGCAGAAGCAAAACCTAATCTTGCCTGGAATGTAAATATCAATGCCCTTTATAATGTTCTGGAAGTAGCCAGAGAGGCAAATTGTGCAGTATTCACTCCCAGTTCAATTGGTGCTTTTGGTTCTTCTACACCTCTGGATAATACTCCTCAGGATACTATCCAGCGTCCTTCCACCATGTATGGTGTAACCAAGGTGGCTGGCGAATTATTATGCGATTATTATTATAAAAGATTTGGAGTAGACACGCGTGGAGTACGTTATCCGGGCATCATCTCCAATGAGACCCTTCCGGGTGGCGGAACCACTGATTATGCAGTTGAAATCTATTACGAAGCAATTAAGCAAAAGAAATATACCTGTAACCTTCCAGCCGGCACATTTTTGGATATGATGTATATGCCGGATGCCTTGAAGGCAGGCATCGACCTGATGGAAGCAGATCCAGCCAAACTTATTCACCGTAATGCCTTCAACGTAACCGCCATGAGCTTTGATCCGGAGATAATTGCTGCAGAGATCAAGAAGCATATTCCTGAATTTGTAATGGATTATAATGTGGACAAAGTGAAAGAAGGCATCGCCAACAGCTGGCCTAATTCCATGGATGACAGTGCAGCCAGAGCCGAATGGGGCTGGGAGCCGAGCTATGATCTATCAGCCATGACCCAGGATATGCTGACGGTTTTAGAGAAAAAACTGAAATAA